One genomic window of Cuculus canorus isolate bCucCan1 chromosome 11, bCucCan1.pri, whole genome shotgun sequence includes the following:
- the LOC104063666 gene encoding SRSF protein kinase 3, which produces MEERGQEEVLAAQHAGGHHPVREGEVFNTRYQALHKLGCGAFATVWLCQDIRRKKHVAVKILKSREGFAEAAQDEVILLRCVSSMKKKDRAGENIVCLLDDFRMIGENGFHMCLVFEALGPPLRCLMNNYTAQGLPLPFVKKSLQQVLAGLHFLHKRCRIIHTDIKPENILLCGRDKSLQRLLPDALNCSQRTALRVTGQGGDFGNQLEESNLMSIEVKIADLGSACWTYKPFSKEIQTQPYRALEVLLGLDYGTPADIWSIGCLAFEMATGERLFDPQPGKYFSRDDDHVARIIELLGRIPPQIAFSWNKSTKFFSRPGALLRLSRLSPRSLHSVLADRHRWTKHDLAAFTSFLLPTLHYAPERRSTASRCLQHAWLSAP; this is translated from the exons ATGGAGGAGcgggggcaggaggaggtgctgGCAGCCCAGCATGCAG GAGGCCACCACCCCGTGCGGGAAGGAGAGGTGTTCAATACACGATACCAGGCTCTGCACAAACTGGGCTGTGGTGCCTTTGCCACCGTCTGGCTGTGCCAGGACATAAG GAGGAAGAAACATGTGGCTGTAAAGATCCTGAAAAGCAGGGAAGGCTTTGCTGAAGCTGCACAGGATGAGGTCATTCTCCTCCGCTGC GTGAGCAGTATGAAGAAGAAGGACCGAGCAGGAGAAAACATCGTCTGTTTGTTAGATGACTTCAGAATGATTGGAGAGAACGGCTTTC ATATGTGCTTGGTATTTGAGGCGCTGGGTCCTCCCCTGCGATGTCTGATGAATAACTACACAGCCCAGGGACTGCCTTTGCCTTTTGTGAAAAAGTCTTTACAGCAG gtgctggcagggctgcaCTTTCTGCACAAGCGCTGCCGCATTATCCACACGGACATCAAACCAGAGAACATCTTGCTGTGCGGACGTGACAAAAGCCTCCAAAGGCTTCTGCCTGATGCGCTCAACTGCAGCCAGAGAACAGCTTTGAGGGTAACAGGACAAG GAGGTGATTTTGGCAATCAATTGGAAGAATCCAATTTAATGAGCATAGAAGTGAAAATTGCAGATCTGGGCAGCGCATGCTGGACA tacAAGCCTTTCTCCAAGGAGATACAGACCCAACCGTACCGTGCCCTGGAAGTGCTTCTTGGATTAGACTATGGCACTCCTGCGGATATCTGGAGCATAGGCTGTCTG GCATTTGAAATGGCAACTGGGGAGCGTCTATTTGATCCTCAACCTGGGAAATACTTCTCCAGAGATGATG ATCATGTTGCCCGTATTATTGAACTCCTGGGAAGAATTCCTCCTCAAATTGCTTTCTCCTGGAACAAGTCAACAAAATTTTTCAGCAGGCCAG GCGCTCTCCTACGGCTCTCCCGGCTCTCCCCTCGCAGCCTCCACAGCGTCCTGGCAGACAGACACCGCTGGACAAAGCATGACCTCGCCGCCttcacctccttcctcctgcccacGCTTCACTACGCGCCCGAGCGCCGTTCCACGGCCTCCCGCTGCCTGCAGCACGCCTGGCTCAGCGCCCCGTGA